Below is a window of Arabidopsis thaliana chromosome 2, partial sequence DNA.
CTGACACTCATAATAAGGTTTAAAgttctgttttggtttaaatGAAGTTCAATTTactttcataaaattaattttgaaggaaatttttaatgttttattattattatttgtgtgtgtgtatgtagGGACTTTATTTAGGCATAACTGTCACACTTGTTGGGATACATTGTCTCTATACTCTATGGGAATTTATGAGCCTTGGTTATTCCGTACAATCGTGGCTAGTCTCCCAATCAGTTTGGAGAATAGTAGCCACTAGTAGTTGGTTATTTAGCATCTTTGATATCACACTCAAGCTTCTTGGCATCTCGGAAACGGTGTTCATAATCACTAAAAAGACTGTGGCTGGGACCAAGTCAGCATTAGGGTCTGGACCCTCTCAAGGAGAAGACGTTGGTCCAAACTCAGACttgtttaaatttgaatttgatggCTCACTTTGTTTCTTGCCTGGCACATTTATTGTGTTGGTGAATATAGCCGCTCTAGCTGTTTTTTCTGTGGGTCTACAACGGTCGAGTTACAGCCATGAAGGAGGTGGTTCGGGTCTGGCAGAGGCTTGCGGATGTGTTTTGGTAATGATGTTGTTCCTTCCATTTCTAATGGGTTTGTTTAAGAAAGGAAAATATGGAACCCCATTGTCTACTCTCTCTATAGCTGGCTTTTTAGcagttttatttgttgttttctctgtttgaaTGTAGTATGGTGATATGTGTTTGTTGTGTTACTACGCTAAGTTTACCATGACATTGtcttaattaataattctATATATGTAACTTTATTTTGCGTGCAAAATGTTTGCCCAAAACTATAATTAACTAATGTGAATTGAAGCAGTTTTAAGTTGtgaattagaaagaaagaaagagtgattctcaaaaaaaatactgTTAAACTTGCAAGCTAttaaatgagaaaaatggagaTCCAATTTATAAGTGTGAACCATGTAGTCCTAGGTTCGAGTTGTATGACTACAGTCTACAAGACTAAACTAAATTGTTTTAATGCCCggtcagaaagaaaaaaaagttaggatCTTGcaatttaaaatgtttaagtcatatatagaaaacaaaacatgtaaatTAGTGTGTAGTCATTACCTTAACTCAAAACAATAATGACGAAGTTCAACCTTCTTGGCGTCTCTATCATAACCGGTTAAACTATTGATTTCACTACTCCCTCTTTCCGTTTGATAAGATGTTTTAGAATAATTCGcagagattaaaaaataattatttgttttgttgaaaagtGTGGTTTAATTATCTGGATTATGGTTGATGCTGAGAAAAAATTATTCTATAAGATTAACTATACTATTTCACACATGCGGACTATGCCACTAGCTATTGGTGTTAAATGCTTAGAACgatataaattgttttttaattatcaacaCCAAATTaaacatgaaatatatatcattgctttaaaacaagaacacaagCTACTCACTATCATGTCCTTCAGAATCCAGCTATTACGTTAAGAGTATGTCTCTTAACGTAATCCACTTATTACGTAATTCACTTATTAAGTAGCGCTATGTCTCTTAACGTAATCCACTTATTACAGTAGCGGTATGTCTCTTAACGTATTCCACTTATTACGTAATTCACTTATTCCAGTAGCGGTATGTCTATTAACTTAGCTGTATGCATGTCTCTTAACGTAATCCACGTATAACGTGTTACTTCAtccacaagaaacaaagactttgacatttagggtttcttgttCTCGGGATCAGTCATGAAGCTGGAGCTTCCTTCTTATAGGGAACATTAACCCTTACCATGCGTATAAAGCttaaatctttgttagaagcACTATATATACAAGCATTCATAGACATAATAACGTACATTAAGCCCTTTAGAAACATATTCAAAAATCGCAAGAAAGCTCCTCCCATGGCAGATTCAAGCTGTTCTCTCCCTCCTCTTTATGAAAACATTTCATACAAAAGTTATATTCTAAGAGCTGTGGATCTCACGATTCTTGgccttctcttttctcttctcttgcaCCGAATCCTATATATGAGCCAAAACGGCATCATTTGGCTCGTGGCTTTCCTTTGTGAATCTTGTTTCTCATTCGTGTGGCTCCTTAGTACCTGCACAAAATGGAGTCCTGCTGAAACTAAACCCTATCCAGATAGACTTGATGAAAGGtaccattttcatttaaaCAGAAATCATGTGTAtacacaaatattaaatattatttttattaatacatGAAAAGCAATATTcttaataaatttgtataaaGTCTTAACTAGCTGCTACCTAGATCTTAATTTAATTCTAAAGACGTATTATTCATTTCCATGTTATCTTTCTATTTATTTGAGCTGACCTTGAAATTTCAGGGTTTATGATCTTCCCTCAGTAGATATGTTCGTGCCCACCGCAGATCCAGTTCGAGAACCGCCAATTATGGTTGTGAATACCGTACTTTCGCTGTTAGCAGTGAATTATCCAGCGAATAAACTTGCTTGTTATGTATCGGATGATGGATGCTCACCTCTCACTTACTTTTCTCTCAAGGAAGCTTCTAAGTTCGCCAAGATTTGGGTTCCCTTCTGCAAAAAATATAACCTTAAAGTTAGAGCTCCTTTTCGGTATTTCTTAAACCCTTTTGCCGCAACAGAGGGTTCTGAATTCAGTAGAGATTGGGAAATGACTAAGGTAatgaatttgattgtttattttgcGATTGTGTTTGTCTTTagatttacaaatttttttaatcagttttttttttaattataaatacggaaggtaattatatataaaaggaaatttggttaaaaaaaagaagcaattagttttttttttggtggtaaaaacaattagttgaaattgtgtttttgtattaatttaaagagggAGTACGAGAAGTTATGCCGGAAAGTGGAAGATGCCACCGGAGATTCTCATTTGTTGGGCACAGACAATGAATTGGAAGCtttttcaaacacaaaaccaaatgatCATTCAACTATAATCAAGGTATTTCTACAATTCATAATAAGGgttaattaaaacaattacATGAAATCTTGTTAATGTGAAGGTGGTATGGGAGAACAAAGGAGGTGTAGGAGACGAGAAAGAGGTCCCTCATATCGTATACAtttcaagagaaaaaagaCCAAACTACCTTCATCATTACAAAGCTGGAGCCATGAACTTTCTGGTCAGTGAATTTTGTAGTCAGACCATCACAAGATTGGTTGAGATCACAGATTAGTTTTTTATGAAGCACACATTTGATCATTATGGTTTAGATTCGTATATATTTAAATCCATCAATAACATAACttaaattagtaaaaaatttacctttgattttttttttttaaatttgttgtacTACGTatcttatggtttttttttccaacaaatcaTATCTTATGAATTATGATCACTAAACCAATGAGAattgatatatcataaatGAGAAGCCATATCGAACTATATCAATGAATGtcgttttactttttcttttgcatcgTTATATTAAATATCTGATGGAGTGTGAGATGAACTGAACAGGCAAGAGTGTCAGGGTTGATGACAAATGCACCATACATGTTGAACGTGGACTGCGACATGTATGCAAACGAAGCAGATGTGGTGCGACAAGCAATGTGTATATTTCtgcaaaaatcacaaaatcaaaaccattgtGCTTTTGTTCAATTCCCTCAAGAGTTCTATGATTCTAACACCATCAAACTCACCGTCATAAAATCAGtaagatttctcctttttaaatttttgtttataatgaTCGATCGGTTCAATATGTTATTTATCGTTCAATActtaaatctttctttctttttattttctttgttaaaattagtatatggGACGAGGAATTGCAGGAATCCAAGGACCAATAAATGTTGGTTCAGGTTGCTTCCACAGTAGAAGAGTTATGTACGGTTTATCGCCGGACGAATTAGAAGACAATGGAAGTCTTTCTTCGGTTGCTACAAGTAAGTATTTTAAACATTTCAATTGTATATTAAAACCATGTTCTCATGTTATCTgattttaaactatatatattcatctaACATACAAttcataataattttgttgttatgtagtgtattactatatatttgaGTTATTTCATTATTCACCGTTGCTGTTGCTATTTATTTCAGGGGAGCTTTTGGCTGAGGATAGTTTGTCAAGTGGATTTGGGAATTCAAAAGAGATGGTGACATCGGTTGTTGAGGcattacaaagaaaaccaaatcccCAAAATATACTTACAAACTCCATAGAAGCGGCTCAAGAAGTGGGACATTGTGACTACGAGTCCCAAACCAGCTGGGGCAAAACCGTACGTAGATTTTAAATCTCTTACATCTTtgatattttacaaaatagcTGGACCTTTACCATATAAATCATGCAGATTGGTTGGTTATACGATTCAATGTCAGAAGATATGAACACTAGTATCGGAATCCACTCGAGAGGTTGGACTAGCTCATACATTGCTCCGGATCCACCTGCGTTTCTTGGATCTATGCCGCCGGGAGGACTGGAGGCAATGATCCAGCAACGGCGATGGGCAACAGGATCGATCGAAGTTcttttcaacaaacaaagtcCGTTGCTAGGATTGTTTTGCAGAAAATTAAGATTTCGACAGCGAGTAGCTTATCTTTGCGTTTCCATTTGTGTAAGGTCAATCCCTGAGCTCATTTATTGTCTCTTGCCTGCATATTGCCTACTCCACAACTCTGCCTTATTTCCCAAGgtaactctctctttctctgtcaTTCATACTAAATATCATATTGTTCTATTTgtcatcatatatatgaaaaatttagaaggagatttcaattttgatctttgataCTTTTTCCTTGTGGATTTAGGGACTTTGTCTTGGCATAACAATGTTACTTGCGGGGATGCACTGTCTCTACACTCTATGGGAATTTATGTGTCTTGGTCATTCCATACAATCGTGGTATGTCTCACAGTCATTTTGGAGAATAGTAGCCACTAGTAGTTGGTTATTTAGCATCTTTGATATTATACTCAAGCTTCTTGGACTCTCGAAAAACGTGTTCTTAGTATCTAAAAAGACTATGCCCGTCGAAACCATGTCAGGATCTGGGATTGGACCATCtcaaagagaagatgatggtcCGAACTCAGGTAAAACTGAATTTGACGGCTCACTTTATTTCTTGCCCGGCACATTTATTGTCTTGGTGAATCTAGCCGCCCTTGTTGGGGTTTTCGTGGGTCTACAACGGTCAAGTTATAGTCATGGAGGAGGTGGTTCGGGTTTGGGAGAAGCTTGTGCATGTATTTTGGTGGTTATGTTGTTCTTTCCATTCCTAAAGGGTTTGTTTGCGAAAGGAAAATATGGAATCCCATTGTCTACTCTCTCAAAAGCTGGCTTTTTAGCAGtttcatttgttgttttctctgtaGGAAACTAGTATAgtgatattgttttgttatatatgtaaagaagTTAACTTCATTATTAAACACATCAATTTGAATACAATCAAACATTCTCGTAAGTCATCAATCATCATGCatataaaaacatgaataagAACACACAAACAACCGACTACCTGTATGTTTCTGTGTGACTTTTGTCTCTGtctgtttcttttggttagTTTCATTTCCTACAGCATCAGCATCATCCTCGTAATCTAGGggaaaatatcataaaagaaCATTAAGATAAAACTTTACTTGCCATTCTTTAGACATTAGAGAGAAAACTTAGAAATTTAATGCATTGGATAGACAATAACAATCGCCAGCTTAAACAATAAGAGACATATTCATCTGCGTACAATTATTAAATTGGTTAACTAAACCGGGTTTGGTATTGCTGCCAAGGGCGCCTAAACCAACACCAAGATTTAGAGCGAAGCGAAGTGaagtgaaagaagagtttTGAACTCTTGAGTTTCTTCTGCAGTGAATCATGaacatgtcttcttcttctcgcaAACTCTCGCGACTCTTCAACATTGTAACTCAGAATCAGAAATCTCcagttttgctttcttctgaCCAAGAAGCAGCCAGAAGAATCACGGCGTGCCTGGTGGAGAAATCCACCATCGGAAAACTTCAATCGAATCCATCACTCCTCTTCAATTTGAATTCAAATGTTACCCGTCTCGTTCTATCTGAGCCAACTCTTCCCACTCAATCCTGCATCGatttcttcaagcttcttcgCGAATTCGAATCTAATCTCAAACCTGATCTCACGGCGGTAGTGACTTTATCTCACCGGTTATATTCTAACCGGAGGTTCAATGAGATGAGATCGCTTCTGAATTCAGTTGTTAACGACGGGTTTTACAAGCGTCCGGTTGAGGAGTTAGGATCAGCGATGGTGGATTGTGACATTTCTGaagaaaagtttgaatttttcgAAAAGTTTTTCGATTTGGTATTTAGGGTGTATGTTGATAACGGAATGTTTGAAGAGGGTTTAAGGGTTTTTGATTACATGGTTAAAAAGGGATTGAGTATTGATGAAAGATCCTgcattgtgtttttggttgcGGCGAAGAAGCGACGGAGAATTGATCTCTGTTTGGAAATTTTCCGGCGAATGGTTGATTCTGGAGTGAAGATAACTGTTTATTCATTGACGATTGTGGTTGAAGGATTATGTAGAAGAGGTGAAGTTGAGAAGAGTAAGAAGCTGATTAAGGAGTTTTCTGTTAAAGGGATTAAACCTGAAGCTTATACTTACAACACTATTATCAATGCTTATGTTAAACAGAGAGATTTCTCGGGTGTGGAAGGGGTTTTGAAGGTGATGAAGAAGGATGGTGTGGTGTATAACAAGGTTACGTATACGCTTTTGATGGAATTGAGTGTTAAGAATGGGAAAATGAGTGATGCGGAGAAgctgttcgatgaaatgcgTGAGAGAGGAATAGAATCTGATGTTCATGTGTATACTTCTTTGATAAGTTGGAATTGTAGAAAGGGAAATATGAAAAGAgcgtttttgttgtttgatgaaTTGACAGAGAAGGGACTTTCGCCGAGTAGTTATACCTACGGGGCGCTTATTGACGGGGTGTGTAAGGTAGGGGAAATGGGTGCAGCTGAGATATTGATGAACGAGATGCAAAGTAAAGGAGTTAATATCACTCAGGTGGTGTTTAATACGTTGATTGATGGGTATTGCAGGAAAGGGATGGTTGATGAAGCATCAATGATTTATGATGTGATGGAGCAGAAAGGGTTTCAAGCTGATGTTTTCACTTGTAATACGATTGCTAGCTGTTTCAATAGATTGAAAAGGTATGATGAGGCAAAACAATGGCTGTTCAGGATGATGGAGGGTGGTGTGAAGCTTAGCACGGTTAGTTATACTAATTTGATCGATGTTTACTGCAAAGAAGGGAACGTTGAAGAGGCAAAGAGGCTATTTGTGGAGATGAGCAGCAAGGGAGTACAGCCCAACGCTATCACGTACAATGTGATGATCTACGCTTACTGCAAGCaagggaaaataaaagaagcacGTAAACTAAGGGCCAACATGGAAGCAAATGGGATGGATCCGGATTCATATACCTACACGTCGCTCATACACGGGGAATGTATTGCTGATAATGTGGATGAAGCAATGAGGCTCTTTAGCGAGATGGGGTTGAAGGGTTTGGACCAGAATTCTGTTACGTACACGGTGATGATCTCGGGTTTGTCCAAAGCTGGAAAATCAGACGAAGCCTTTGGATTGTACGATGAGATGAAAAGGAAAGGGTATACAATAGATAATAAGGTTTATACTGCACTCATTGGAAGTATGCATTCACCTGAGACTTAAAACATATTCGTCAAACAAAGACCTGTATGAGCTGGTAACCCCTGAAATCTCTACCTGTTAATGGTTAAAATCGGTTACTTGAACAGAAccatttattttctgaaaGATTCTTTGAGCTAGTTGGGACAGGGTATGTATCAAACTTTGCTGGAGTATGATCATTTGGTATCCACAATGGATCAATCAAGCCACCATTGATGTCTACGCggtaaagaaaacaaagctcGACGCTTTTGGTGTATTAAATTACTATAAATTTGTCTGTTCATAGAACAAAGCTTTTCGAATGTAGGTGTGTATAAACTGATATTGAAGGAGTTTTCTAGAACCCTGTGAATCAAATCTAAGGATTGAGATGTTGATTCTGTGTATATGAGCCAGACATTTATGAAGCTTATGAAGTACTAGATGTTGATATCTGATGAACTTTTATTCTTTCAAAAAGCCAGTGACGATGAGGGTACCAT
It encodes the following:
- the CSLB02 gene encoding cellulose synthase-like B, whose product is MADSSCSLPPLYENISYKSYILRAVDLTILGLLFSLLLHRILYMSQNGIIWLVAFLCESCFSFVWLLSTCTKWSPAETKPYPDRLDERVYDLPSVDMFVPTADPVREPPIMVVNTVLSLLAVNYPANKLACYVSDDGCSPLTYFSLKEASKFAKIWVPFCKKYNLKVRAPFRYFLNPFAATEGSEFSRDWEMTKREYEKLCRKVEDATGDSHLLGTDNELEAFSNTKPNDHSTIIKVVWENKGGVGDEKEVPHIVYISREKRPNYLHHYKAGAMNFLARVSGLMTNAPYMLNVDCDMYANEADVVRQAMCIFLQKSQNQNHCAFVQFPQEFYDSNTIKLTVIKSYMGRGIAGIQGPINVGSGCFHSRRVMYGLSPDELEDNGSLSSVATRELLAEDSLSSGFGNSKEMVTSVVEALQRKPNPQNILTNSIEAAQEVGHCDYESQTSWGKTIGWLYDSMSEDMNTSIGIHSRGWTSSYIAPDPPAFLGSMPPGGLEAMIQQRRWATGSIEVLFNKQSQSLSSFIVSCLHIAYSTTLPYFPRDFVLA
- the CSLB02 gene encoding cellulose synthase-like B; protein product: MFVPTADPVREPPIMVVNTVLSLLAVNYPANKLACYVSDDGCSPLTYFSLKEASKFAKIWVPFCKKYNLKVRAPFRYFLNPFAATEGSEFSRDWEMTKREYEKLCRKVEDATGDSHLLGTDNELEAFSNTKPNDHSTIIKVVWENKGGVGDEKEVPHIVYISREKRPNYLHHYKAGAMNFLARVSGLMTNAPYMLNVDCDMYANEADVVRQAMCIFLQKSQNQNHCAFVQFPQEFYDSNTIKLTVIKSYMGRGIAGIQGPINVGSGCFHSRRVMYGLSPDELEDNGSLSSVATRELLAEDSLSSGFGNSKEMVTSVVEALQRKPNPQNILTNSIEAAQEVGHCDYESQTSWGKTIGWLYDSMSEDMNTSIGIHSRGWTSSYIAPDPPAFLGSMPPGGLEAMIQQRRWATGSIEVLFNKQSPLLGLFCRKLRFRQRVAYLCVSICVRSIPELIYCLLPAYCLLHNSALFPKGLCLGITMLLAGMHCLYTLWEFMCLGHSIQSWYVSQSFWRIVATSSWLFSIFDIILKLLGLSKNVFLVSKKTMPVETMSGSGIGPSQREDDGPNSGKTEFDGSLYFLPGTFIVLVNLAALVGVFVGLQRSSYSHGGGGSGLGEACACILVVMLFFPFLKGLFAKGKYGIPLSTLSKAGFLAVSFVVFSVGN
- the CSLB02 gene encoding cellulose synthase-like B — translated: MADSSCSLPPLYENISYKSYILRAVDLTILGLLFSLLLHRILYMSQNGIIWLVAFLCESCFSFVWLLSTCTKWSPAETKPYPDRLDERVYDLPSVDMFVPTADPVREPPIMVVNTVLSLLAVNYPANKLACYVSDDGCSPLTYFSLKEASKFAKIWVPFCKKYNLKVRAPFRYFLNPFAATEGSEFSRDWEMTKREYEKLCRKVEDATGDSHLLGTDNELEAFSNTKPNDHSTIIKVVWENKGGVGDEKEVPHIVYISREKRPNYLHHYKAGAMNFLARVSGLMTNAPYMLNVDCDMYANEADVVRQAMCIFLQKSQNQNHCAFVQFPQEFYDSNTIKLTVIKSYMGRGIAGIQGPINVGSGCFHSRRVMYGLSPDELEDNGSLSSVATRELLAEDSLSSGFGNSKEMVTSVVEALQRKPNPQNILTNSIEAAQEVGHCDYESQTSWGKTIGWLYDSMSEDMNTSIGIHSRGWTSSYIAPDPPAFLGSMPPGGLEAMIQQRRWATGSIEVLFNKQSPLLGLFCRKLRFRQRVAYLCVSICVRSIPELIYCLLPAYCLLHNSALFPKGLCLGITMLLAGMHCLYTLWEFMCLGHSIQSWIWDWTISKRR
- a CDS encoding Pentatricopeptide repeat (PPR-like) superfamily protein (Pentatricopeptide repeat (PPR-like) superfamily protein; CONTAINS InterPro DOMAIN/s: Pentatricopeptide repeat (InterPro:IPR002885); BEST Arabidopsis thaliana protein match is: Pentatricopeptide repeat (PPR-like) superfamily protein (TAIR:AT1G05670.2); Has 59391 Blast hits to 14965 proteins in 315 species: Archae - 4; Bacteria - 81; Metazoa - 864; Fungi - 1178; Plants - 55320; Viruses - 0; Other Eukaryotes - 1944 (source: NCBI BLink).): MNMSSSSRKLSRLFNIVTQNQKSPVLLSSDQEAARRITACLVEKSTIGKLQSNPSLLFNLNSNVTRLVLSEPTLPTQSCIDFFKLLREFESNLKPDLTAVVTLSHRLYSNRRFNEMRSLLNSVVNDGFYKRPVEELGSAMVDCDISEEKFEFFEKFFDLVFRVYVDNGMFEEGLRVFDYMVKKGLSIDERSCIVFLVAAKKRRRIDLCLEIFRRMVDSGVKITVYSLTIVVEGLCRRGEVEKSKKLIKEFSVKGIKPEAYTYNTIINAYVKQRDFSGVEGVLKVMKKDGVVYNKVTYTLLMELSVKNGKMSDAEKLFDEMRERGIESDVHVYTSLISWNCRKGNMKRAFLLFDELTEKGLSPSSYTYGALIDGVCKVGEMGAAEILMNEMQSKGVNITQVVFNTLIDGYCRKGMVDEASMIYDVMEQKGFQADVFTCNTIASCFNRLKRYDEAKQWLFRMMEGGVKLSTVSYTNLIDVYCKEGNVEEAKRLFVEMSSKGVQPNAITYNVMIYAYCKQGKIKEARKLRANMEANGMDPDSYTYTSLIHGECIADNVDEAMRLFSEMGLKGLDQNSVTYTVMISGLSKAGKSDEAFGLYDEMKRKGYTIDNKVYTALIGSMHSPET
- the CSLB02 gene encoding cellulose synthase-like B (cellulose synthase-like B (CSLB02); FUNCTIONS IN: cellulose synthase activity, transferase activity, transferring glycosyl groups, transferase activity; INVOLVED IN: cellulose biosynthetic process, polysaccharide biosynthetic process; LOCATED IN: membrane; EXPRESSED IN: 17 plant structures; EXPRESSED DURING: 6 growth stages; CONTAINS InterPro DOMAIN/s: Cellulose synthase (InterPro:IPR005150); BEST Arabidopsis thaliana protein match is: cellulose synthase-like B3 (TAIR:AT2G32530.1); Has 2453 Blast hits to 2315 proteins in 474 species: Archae - 14; Bacteria - 827; Metazoa - 0; Fungi - 7; Plants - 1588; Viruses - 0; Other Eukaryotes - 17 (source: NCBI BLink).), with amino-acid sequence MADSSCSLPPLYENISYKSYILRAVDLTILGLLFSLLLHRILYMSQNGIIWLVAFLCESCFSFVWLLSTCTKWSPAETKPYPDRLDERVYDLPSVDMFVPTADPVREPPIMVVNTVLSLLAVNYPANKLACYVSDDGCSPLTYFSLKEASKFAKIWVPFCKKYNLKVRAPFRYFLNPFAATEGSEFSRDWEMTKREYEKLCRKVEDATGDSHLLGTDNELEAFSNTKPNDHSTIIKVVWENKGGVGDEKEVPHIVYISREKRPNYLHHYKAGAMNFLARVSGLMTNAPYMLNVDCDMYANEADVVRQAMCIFLQKSQNQNHCAFVQFPQEFYDSNTIKLTVIKSYMGRGIAGIQGPINVGSGCFHSRRVMYGLSPDELEDNGSLSSVATRELLAEDSLSSGFGNSKEMVTSVVEALQRKPNPQNILTNSIEAAQEVGHCDYESQTSWGKTIGWLYDSMSEDMNTSIGIHSRGWTSSYIAPDPPAFLGSMPPGGLEAMIQQRRWATGSIEVLFNKQSPLLGLFCRKLRFRQRVAYLCVSICVRSIPELIYCLLPAYCLLHNSALFPKGLCLGITMLLAGMHCLYTLWEFMCLGHSIQSWYVSQSFWRIVATSSWLFSIFDIILKLLGLSKNVFLVSKKTMPVETMSGSGIGPSQREDDGPNSGKTEFDGSLYFLPGTFIVLVNLAALVGVFVGLQRSSYSHGGGGSGLGEACACILVVMLFFPFLKGLFAKGKYGIPLSTLSKAGFLAVSFVVFSVGN